The Siniperca chuatsi isolate FFG_IHB_CAS linkage group LG17, ASM2008510v1, whole genome shotgun sequence genomic sequence GTCTTTGTAAGTCTATCAAGGCTGCTTGCTGAAACTTATTGGTTGATTTTTAACGGAAAACTATTATCATGGTAAGCAATGATTGTTTATTCAGTAAAACTGGCAAACATATGTGGTTATATTGtctaacaaatgcaaaacattacTAACAAATTTGATTACTTTCATTTCATATCATTCTTAACGTAATATTTTGAGCTTTGTGCCTGCTGGACTAGACTTAAGTAGGCAATTTTTACACATAATTTAGGGCCTTTGTAACATGTGATGGTCAttggttttgacattttcttcaTAACTGTTCAATTGATTAAATATTCTGTGGATTAATTCATTTAGAAAAAcccttagttgcagccctaatgtcaTTATTTCATTACTGTTGTGTTGTTACGGGATGCTGAGACACCATTGATGAGACCACATGAAACATTTTATCAGTTGACTgattgaaaaaaagaagactgATTTGGCATTTCATGACTAAGCAATAGTAGTGGCAGTTTTGAGTATTGACACGTTTATATAAGATTTGCAGATTCATTCCATTGTATCACCACTGATCATCTGTGCATGTAcctttttatcattatttttacagGTGAAAATGGCTTTACGAACGTCAGGACATCTGCTGCTGGGGGTGGTGAGGATCTATCACAGGAAGGCCAAGTACCTGCTGGCAGACTGTAACGAGGCCTTCATCAAGATCAAGATGGCGTTTAGACCAGGTCGGCGATAAAATGTAACTTATAAGTCAAAACTTGGTTTCCCAAAGCAATCAGACTGATTCTCTGCTTTCAACTagttgtacatactgtattacaTGCAGTGTTGGTCAGAGATTGAAACCTTTCTCACGTCCCTTGAGAAAGATAATAATCAGgttttttaatgttatagctTTAACGCATGTATGTTCACCTACATgcaatactgtaaatataaaatacacaaatttaTTGCTTCATCTTCCTCTTATATAGCAAAAAAAGAGATTCCAAATGTATTCAGATATTTAGTTGAAAGTAGTTGTTGGTAAATTGTTCTCTGTTCCCGGTTTTCTGTACTTTTCCACCCATCTTCAGGATCTTTTTTAAAACTCCTCGTATTTATATACGTATTATCGAACTATGCCTGGTTCTTCCCTGCCACTTGAGATATGTCACATGCTGTAACTCTTTTCCTACATTGTGGTGTTTCAGGTGTGGTGGATCTTCCAGAGGAGAACAGAGAAGCAGCCTACAACGCTATCACGCTGCCTGAGGAGTTCCATGATTTTGATCAGCCACTACCAGACCTAGAGTGAGTCCTCTGTCGGTCTACCTCTTTGTGAGAGAGCATTAGGTAGAAATACACTAGAAACTAGATTGAACTTGTGCAGAAAACCTGTGCAAACCACAGTGATCAAAACAAACAACGTTATTTTTGGTATTATTCTTTTGTTGGGCATTTTCATGCCTTTTAATAGATAGCCAGCAGTAGAGACATGACTGGAGGAGGGAGATAtagggaatgacatgcaacaaaggtcacgTCAACGAGGACTTTGGTACCTTAATCCCTAGACCACCAGGGCGCCTCACAATATGTAATACCTTTGTGGACATTTAATACTGGACATTTTTCTTGtccaaaaacataattttcaaTTTTCTTTCTAGTATATTTCTGCCTATAATATTGATTATTCAAAAATATTGTAGAACCATgcgtgttttcttttttcaattggACGAATTCTTATGATGGTTCTCGCTCTCCACCCACACCCATTTCTACATTCTGGGAAATATAGGTAATCACTAACGAATGttaaaaaagacaagacaagtgAGCTGACAAGCACTTCATtacaaaataactaataaataataaggCATTGAATAAGCATCGAAGTGCggatatattttgtcttttccaCTGCTCGCAAAAAAAAACCATTTGAAGAGAAGTGCTGTAAATACAAGATAAATATTGAATTGACTGTGTGGTGTGTTTTGTACAGTGATATTGACGTTGCTCAGCAGTTCAATTTGAACCAGAGCAGAGTGGAGGAGATCACCATGAGAGAGGAGGTGGGCAACCTCAACCTGCTGCAGGACAATGACTTTGGTAGGCATCTTTCTTCTGAGCGTGCATGCTTTTGTTCAGTAATTTCATGCTTGACagtcacatttttaaacatctaGGACAGTTTGAACAGTTGCTACTTTTCGTTGTTAGTTGACAGTGTAACTTCCTCCACTCGCCCATTTCCCACACTATTTACTATAAAGACACGTTTCTGTTGTGCAGCTGACTTTGGTATGGACGACCGGGAGATGATGCGGGAGGAGAGTGCGTTCGAGGTGGACATCATGGGAGCGTCAGCATCCAACCTGCTGCTGGAGGCTGAGGGTGGAGCTAACCCAATGGCTGACAAGTCCAACCATCTGGAGTACGATGACCAGTACAAGGACGACTTCGGAGACAACCCCATGGAGAGCAATGAGGGAGGCATGCTCGGTAGGATCCTGTCAATATTATAGGCACTGACTCTACAGTTGGAGTTTGAGATAGATGCAATAATGTTAGCATTCTGCAACAGTAACTTAAGTAATAATGGAGAGCATGACATGTGTATTCCCACAGTTTTCCTTCCTCTTAGTGGCCCAAGCTTGTAATGGCAGACttacagaaagtgtgtgtgaaagttgAATGCTATGAAGGATGCTGATAGCTGAGTGTAGCCCCTCTCATTTAGATGGACTGTTAAATTAAGTGAATTATCTGGATTGTTATAATTGAATGACCTTATCTCTATGTGTAGTGGACAAGCTGCTGAGTAATGAGGATGGAGGCGGCATCTTTGACGACCCTCCTGCCATCACAGAGAGTGTGATGATGCCTCAGGACCACGGAGACGATGAGGACGACTTTGACGCTCTCTCAGGTCAGTGCCACAAATAACCTCAGTAGTAAACcctgaaaaaaaagtgttttatgttgtgttgcAATAGCTTTGGTTACATACAATTGGAATTACAATACCGTTACCTACATATCATGACATGTATATCCAACAtggtgtgattgtgtgttgttAGCGGGAGCCCCAGACAGTCCAGACTCAGGCCCAACAGAGCCTCTACCAGCCATGGCAGACCAGACAGAACAAACCACCCTGATTCACAACGAGGAAGAAACCTTTGCCCTGGAGCCTATTGACATCACAGGTAACAAAGCTGGTTTCAAGAGACAACTTCAGCATTCCTCGATcccttttcatttccatttttgtgCTAAAACTTCTGTCTGAATTTCCTTTACGTCATTAGAACATACAGTTCCACTTCATTTCTAATGGGTTTCTTTCCCTTTCCATGAACGAGATCCCACCTCGTACATAAATCTGTATGCAAAAATCAGAGACTGGCAGCAGATAGAAAAAGTTAACAAGAATGTGTTGAAAATGATTGAAAAAATTGTCTCGATAAGAGTAGAAAAGTAATTTGTCCAGTCGATGATAACACATTGATCGACACCAGATCAGCAATTTTTGCGAATAACAACTGAAGTGTACAATTACGCTTGTCTACGCAGGAACAATGTGTTTATATAGAAATGCTGTTTTTGCTCCAAATATCTGagctattatattatatattggtTTACTGAGCTGATTCATCTCCGTCTTCCTATGAACTGTGCAGTGAAGGAGACCAAGGCGAAGCGAAAGAGGAAGCTGATTGTGGACAGCGTGAAGGAGCTGGACAGTAAAACCATCCGTGCACAGCTGTCTGACTACTCTGACATTGTCACCACCCTGGACCTGGCACCTCCTACCAAGAAACTGATGATGTGGAAGGAGACCGGTGGAGTCGAGaagcttttctctctccctgctcaGCCCCTCTGGAATGCTAGGCTGCTTAAAGTAACGTTACCTCAGAGATGCACAGTTAATCAGGGATAAGTGTTCAAAGTAGCACTTTAGTAAGAATTAAAACTACTGTATCTTTCTGCATGTTCTCTCTATCTGcctctttgctttctctctAGATGTTTACAAGGTGTCTGACACCACTGGTGCCAGACGAGCttaggaagaggaggaaaggtgGAGAGGCTGACAGTCTAGATGAGTTCCTCAAGGATCTGGAGAACCCGGAGGTACCcagagaggaaacaacaggacaCCAGCAGACAGACATCATGGGTAGGAAATGGGTGTTTGTGTACATATATGCTTGATTTATTTGTGGAAAGCCATAACAGAAACAGTATGGATATTAAAATTTGGATGCATTACATTTCTCCTATTTTTTGCTGTGGATTGGACTTGTTGTAGTGCTTCAGTTTGGGTTGTTTGTCTTGGTATGAAATTCGTAAGGTTGGACAACAGCAATGTGTACGGGTTGCAAAAGTGGTAACAATTTGAAATAGAATATTTGCGCGCATATTTTTCCACCCATATGTTAATTTGTGGCAGTCTAGATCAGTTTGCACAAGGTAGAGTTATCAACTAACTGAGTAATTGATTCTCCATTCAGTGGgaaattgctaaaaaaaaaaaagaaaagaaaagaaaaaaaagaggatgtgTGATTGTGGATGCCCACAAATATCCTCAGTGATGATAAACTGAAACATTCAGTGTTCCCatgcacagaaaagaaatattttgtacatgtgaGTTTTTctaacatgtacagtatgtccatTTCTCCTCCAGACCAAACCATCATGGAAGAGGCCAGTGTTCTGCAGACTTCAGCTGTAGAAGGCAGCAGGACGACGCTGGACGAGTCAGTCATGCCCCCTCCGTCCTCCCAACGTGCCCTCAAACGCAAAGCCCAGGACACAGAACCAGCCCTGCCCGTGAGTACAGATTCCCccctagtagtagtagtgtctGTATATACTGAAGGAGATGCACACTCGTCACCCACCCTTTTCCATATCTGATCATCCCATATTTGATGTCAGGACTCTAAATAACTCTCTCCCTGTCCTCTCTACCAACTCCACTAACTACCCTCTATATCTGTATCCTCTTACACTCTTTTCTCTAGATGGGAGCTTTGgaccagcaacaacaacagccgCAGGAGTCCAAAGCCTCTAATGTGTCCCAGCAGCTGGAGGCATCCAGTGTGGATCTGCTCCCAGAGGAAACCACTAACATCAGCCAGCTGATAGAGTTGGACCTGCTCTGTGAcaaggacaagaagaagaacGATGACGACTCTGATGAAGAGGTGAGCTAGAGAGATCCACAAATACTTGCAAAgtacactttatttattcatggtAAGTTAACAGACTCATTTTATCCAGGACTTTACAGTAGGTAGCCTTTATTAATGTTTCTaactgtgtttctctgtgtcaggAGGATGAGGTGCAGGGAGGAGACCAGGatcaggaggagaggaggtggaaCAAAAGAACCCAGCAGATGCTCCATGGCCTCCAGGTATGTATATGTTCATATCTTTTTGGAAGAATCAGAAAAACAGGATGATATCTTGTTGCTACAGCTTAGAGGAGTTTTTACCTACTTGTCAGAATGGTCACATCccaaattgtttttatatcttAAGTTAAAACCATAAACAACTTTAATAAAAGTGCTTTTTTAGTATTTAGTAAATGTTgaaattttgttaattttattactattttatttggGCAAATCTGCTGTATCTATTAAGGTGGAAAAAACTTgcaaatatatactgtatatgaaatgtatattaaaaacaaaaaaatacaaaaagaaatgattattgaattataaaaacaacacattataGGTTTGCATGAGTTAATTCTACGTATCTAGTCAGTGATAAGGCACTTTTGTGGTTCTACATATGGCTTAAGAATGCAAGAGACACTGGATTTCTGTATCTGGTATCGTATTTGCGCCGGAAGCAGAGATATGTTACATAACTTTCACTGTTTTAGCTTATCATCTGCTGCTTAAAGTGAGAGCAGCAGGTGAAGAACTATATACAACAATAATACAGtagttaatattaattaatagtACAGAGGTCAGCCCCCTGTAAATACATGTACCAAAGCGCGCTACTTTAAtgactttaaaatatttttgaatgaTGTAAAATGCCAGAGCCTTCCCCTCCTGACGCTCTCTTTCTCATCTTACCACAGAGGGTGATGGCCAAGACAGGTGCCCAGTCGGTCAGCCTGCTGGATCTgtgcagaaacaacaacaagaagcAGGCAGCTGCTAAGTTCTACAGTTTCCTGGTTCTGAAGAAGCAGCAGGCGGTGGAGCTCGTCCAGGAGGAGCCGTACAGCGACATCATAGCAACGCCCGGACCTCGCTTCCACATCATCTAGAAAACACAACTTGACAGTccgaaaaggaaaaacaactcTTCTCTGTACTCTCTGCAACACAACGCTGTGTGtctgttaattttatttatttatttgagtttGTTGACTTTGTTTCGTGTATgatgtggagttttttttttcttctgtcgaCAATATCTTACTGTCATGCAGTGGTTGGAAGGAAGAGGTCTGAATTACATGGTTGGATTAAGATGTTTCTTCCTTGAAAAATTCCatagtgaggaggaggaggaggaggattacAACTCCAAACAATggacacttcctgtttgttattatttattattcatttatttattattatttattgtatattttattataaagaCTCACTTTCTAGCTAAGTTAGTATTAAGTAAGGTACATAAAGTGAGCAATGTGGGTGTCCCTTTTTGTTTGGAGTTGCTCTCCACTCGttttttcaagcagaaaaaCTTTGACAAGCACTACTTCCTTCAAAAAGCTGTTGTTTTGCACTGGCACCTAAGTCAAAGGGAGTCTATTATCTGGATATGTTTACAGTGGGAGAcaactgtgtgtttatacagtGATAATTCAATCAACCATGTTACTTCTACTACAGGACAAAGTTCTGAGGGTTCTCGTGTACACTGACTTACCTAAAAGGAGCATGCACTATATCCAGTCTCTGCAAGCGTACATTTAAACAGTTACTACGGTAGTGATTTGCAGACTCAACCAGCAATTAATCATTATTCAACTGTAGTGTAGCACTTTAAGCATTACAAAAtccaagttgttgttttttgcaaatGCTTTGCTTGCATCATTGACTGTTTGCGCCTCACAAGAGTCAGAAAAACTATAgttgtgtcccaaatccatgcTACATATTCATTCTAAGTAGGATTTATGTATGTAGTGTgctcacactggaaaagtggaAAGATAAAGTACACACAAAACAGTCAATATGCACACTGTGCTGTTGATGTACACTTTTCTTCtataatgcaatgcacaaaggaaatagAGGAGatgctcacagctggaaaaaaaaaacttaagatAACTGTTGATGCTGGTGAAACGGCTCCAGGAACACCTCAAAAATGTTATGTCTGGACAAACATTTTGCtggctttttaaatttaattggCAGTAGCATTCAAAATAACACACTTATTGTATCATTTGTATGGTgatttcttgtaaacaaactgcAAAAACTATACTATAAAGATTAGTATATAGTACATCCTGTATATAATTAGAATGTactatggaattgggacacagcgtATAAAAAAGAGCTTCAGAGTTTCAGCCTATAGATGATGGAAACATTAGTGGTCTGCCATACTTGCATGCTCTGTCCTGAAATATGTTATTAGAGTGGAATTGCTCCAGAAACTACCATTTTTATTGCTGTGTTGCTCTTTTATTCTTAAAATGACTTTGAAGTATGTGACAAAGATTCAATTTATCCAGTGGTccttttatatataaataataatttagttaCAACTgggtgacatacagtattatattGTCTTGATAATTAAGACTTTTCAGTTGTTGTGCTCTAACAGTGTCACTTCCACAGTAACTTAACTTAGTGTAAATCAAGTAGATACTCTGTTCAGTATTCATTTGTTGATGTAATATATAACAAGAAAATTCAttgggtttttttatttaaaagcaaaatagatttttttaatctaaagaATGACTTGATAACACAATCAAGTGAAGTCTAAATGGACATATTTGTTATGAACGTTATAGTCATCAAAAAGCATAAAGTAAAAACAAGCAGACCACCAAGAATTGTGACCACACTTCTTCCTTGTGCTTCAGCAAAGACAGCTGAATGCATCGTTTTTGATATCCACTTCCATATAAACTATATATCATGTAATGTCTGAGTGCATCTTGTATTTTAAACTATGTGCCTGTAAACctactttttaattttgtataaAAGCAAAGACAAATCTTCTCAATCTCAAAAATATTGCTATGTTTCTGAAAAGTTTCAGTCCCATGGCTGTAAATCCTGAGTCCCGGAAACAGTTGCtaaatttttcaaaataaaacaaatactatgaccagtattttaaaatgttattttgttatataaACATTGATTTATTCTATGCAgtaacacataaaaaaaagaccAGAGGTAAATGTGCAGACTGTTAATTATTTTAGATTGGGATTATATTAATCGTGAACCGctttgacatcttcaaatgatATTTATGCATGAAACAAAATGGCTAAAGTCTCTATCTGTCCTGCCGTACTATGTATTTGTAACCGCAGGCACAGACGTGCTGTCTCCTCCCTCCGTCCTTCGTTTCTTGTTTCgacttcttttcctcttctccccCTGCTCCGTCTTCTTCAGCGGCGGTGTCGGCAcgcctttcttcttcttcttcatgcaGCTCAGAGGGTTAGGATtgctctgtttcctcttcctcttcctcccccgccTCTCTCCGCCCTTCTGGGCGATGCCCTGCTCCTCCTTCAGGCTGCGGATGCTCTGCTGCTGGGCCGGGCTGACCAGCTCTCCCAGCTGGACGGCCTGGACGTGGTCGAGGGACGTCTGGCAGGGCTTGTCCAGCACGATGGTGTTGAGGATGATGTAGAGCAGCGGAACGCCTGGGATCTTCTTCAGGCCTGCAGTTACTGCGTGGTcctggagaacacacacatacaccagtAGATTTATGTGATGGGAATGCCAAATGTATACATGTCAGTTACTTCCCACAGTTACATCAATAGTACTCAATTTGGCCCTAATTTTTGTCCTAAGGAACTTCTCTTCCTAGACTGATTATATGACAATTCCTTAACTGATGTTTAATTGgtttccagtttattaggaGGTCCAGGGGTTCATTAACTTGGTGAAATTCCAGATGACAAGACCCATAACAAGCAGCACCCTCTGCCAGTCCTGAGGGCAAAACAAATCTCTAAATCAATGATTCTCCCTGGGTTCATGTTGATACTTGTGCTTGTGTGGCAGTTTGCTCCCTTTTAaatcagtgattcccaacctttttggctgaTGTCCCCTTTAAATGAAGCAGCGTCTGCAGCATGAGCACCCTCGTTGAGTGATTTTCTCCTCTAAAAAcctctcagattgtttcatttgaataactgttagaggcctgaagaggtaaaactattcaatatttcacaagaaaaaaatagaaaggccagagaaacatcagaaaaaaagagaatctAAATTTGAGCAGCagaacattatttttcttttttgtaccATCAATCCTCTCATGACCccaaagatacatttttaaactttattgtgatgttattgccttctgtgtttttttgcctAGGACTGGTAATAAATTAACTAAATTAACCTTAAACCTAAATCAACCGTGTGGCAAACACCATCAGGCACTTGTGGTTTATTTAGTAATTATTTATCTTGATCAaacttttgtctgtttgtttttacatacaTCTGCCAGACCTTTTTATCTGTTCTTGTACATTTTAATAGTGTAAGCCCTTTTTCCCAATTCTCAGTAAGATAACCTCTCATTAGAGAAATAATACCTTCCCTTTTATCTGACATGAGTTGACATTTTGTCTCCCGTTCCACCAAGCATGTAAATCTTTGTATTTAAGTAACTATTACTTGGCAAGCTCTGAGATATATATGGGACTCTTAATTATCGCCTATATACACTCATTTGCAAGTTTATTAAGTAAACCtagttaaattaataactaggtataatgt encodes the following:
- the LOC122863838 gene encoding double-strand-break repair protein rad21 homolog A-like — translated: MFYAHFVLSKRGPLAKIWLAAHWDKKLTKAHVFECNLESSVESIISPKVKMALRTSGHLLLGVVRIYHRKAKYLLADCNEAFIKIKMAFRPGVVDLPEENREAAYNAITLPEEFHDFDQPLPDLDDIDVAQQFNLNQSRVEEITMREEVGNLNLLQDNDFADFGMDDREMMREESAFEVDIMGASASNLLLEAEGGANPMADKSNHLEYDDQYKDDFGDNPMESNEGGMLVDKLLSNEDGGGIFDDPPAITESVMMPQDHGDDEDDFDALSAGAPDSPDSGPTEPLPAMADQTEQTTLIHNEEETFALEPIDITVKETKAKRKRKLIVDSVKELDSKTIRAQLSDYSDIVTTLDLAPPTKKLMMWKETGGVEKLFSLPAQPLWNARLLKMFTRCLTPLVPDELRKRRKGGEADSLDEFLKDLENPEVPREETTGHQQTDIMDQTIMEEASVLQTSAVEGSRTTLDESVMPPPSSQRALKRKAQDTEPALPMGALDQQQQQPQESKASNVSQQLEASSVDLLPEETTNISQLIELDLLCDKDKKKNDDDSDEEEDEVQGGDQDQEERRWNKRTQQMLHGLQRVMAKTGAQSVSLLDLCRNNNKKQAAAKFYSFLVLKKQQAVELVQEEPYSDIIATPGPRFHII
- the utp23 gene encoding rRNA-processing protein UTP23 homolog isoform X1: MKIKRQKQAKKTISFYKYNFSFREPFQILIDGTFCQAALKNKIQIKEQMPKYLMGEVQLCTTNCALKELETLGKELFGAKIILQRFQVRRCPHFKTPVPASECLLSMLEETNPHHYFVATQDHAVTAGLKKIPGVPLLYIILNTIVLDKPCQTSLDHVQAVQLGELVSPAQQQSIRSLKEEQGIAQKGGERRGRKRKRKQSNPNPLSCMKKKKKGVPTPPLKKTEQGEKRKRSRNKKRRTEGGDSTSVPAVTNT
- the utp23 gene encoding rRNA-processing protein UTP23 homolog isoform X2 encodes the protein MKIKRQKQAKKTISFYKYNFSFREPFQILIDGTFCQAALKNKIQIKEQMPKYLMGEVQLCTTNCALKELETLGKELFGAKIILQRFQDHAVTAGLKKIPGVPLLYIILNTIVLDKPCQTSLDHVQAVQLGELVSPAQQQSIRSLKEEQGIAQKGGERRGRKRKRKQSNPNPLSCMKKKKKGVPTPPLKKTEQGEKRKRSRNKKRRTEGGDSTSVPAVTNT